A section of the Microbacterium forte genome encodes:
- a CDS encoding putative quinol monooxygenase yields MIEPTILHAIFTARPEQGDNVAALLRDFAEVVRAEEGNVVFDATRLVDDPDRFFVYEVYRDEAAFQAHLAAPAGVPFNEALQQLIVEPSSILTFLRRI; encoded by the coding sequence ATGATCGAGCCCACGATCCTGCACGCGATCTTCACCGCGCGCCCCGAGCAGGGCGACAACGTCGCCGCACTGCTGCGCGACTTCGCCGAGGTCGTGCGCGCGGAAGAGGGCAACGTCGTGTTCGATGCGACCCGGCTGGTCGACGACCCCGACCGCTTCTTCGTCTACGAGGTCTACCGCGACGAGGCCGCCTTCCAGGCGCACCTCGCCGCTCCCGCCGGAGTGCCGTTCAACGAGGCCCTGCAGCAGCTCATCGTCGAGCCCTCGTCGATCCTCACCTTCCTGCGCCGCATCTGA